In the Girardinichthys multiradiatus isolate DD_20200921_A chromosome 4, DD_fGirMul_XY1, whole genome shotgun sequence genome, one interval contains:
- the stard5 gene encoding stAR-related lipid transfer protein 5, translating to MDYEHKAKAVADCLLSYRRDESGWKVCRKSNDVVVSWRPSSEFPGNVYKGEGIVSGSPEKVWECLKPVPNGLRVKWDSNVKKFELLEQIMEDISICRTVTPSAAMGIIAPRDFVDVILVKQHEDGSISSNATNVIHPSCPSQPGYVRGFNHACGCICIPITGEPRKTRVFSFFQTDLGGLLPRSVVDSFFPSSMAEFYSNLTKAVKSLEDL from the exons ATGGATTATGAACACAAAGCTAAAGCGGTGGCAGACTGCCTGCTGAGCTACAGGAGGGATGAATCTGGGTGGAAAGTCTGCAGGAAATCG aATGATGTAGTGGTTTCTTGGCGTCCCTCGTCTGAGTTCCCTGGGAATGT TTACAAGGGTGAGGGCATTGTCAGCGGCAGTCCTGAGAAAGTATGGGAATGTCTGAAACCTGTTCCCAATGGGCTTCGCGTCAAGTGGGACAGCAACGTCAAAAAGTTTGAGCTTCTTGAACAGATAATGGAG GATATTTCCATCTGCCGGACAGTCACACCCTCAGCAGCTATGGGTATTATAGCTCCACGAGACTTTGTAGATGTTATTTTAGTTAAACAACATGAAGATGGCAGCATTTCTTCCAATG CAACCAATGTGATTCATCCTAGTTGTCCTTCCCAGCCTGGCTATGTGAGAGGATTCAACCATGCATGTGGCTGCATTTGTATTCCCATCACAGG GGAACCCAGAAAAACCCGGGTGTTCAGTTTCTTCCAGACAGACCTGGGTGGCCTCCTTCCACGCTCTGTGGTTGACTCGTTCTTTCCTTCCAGCATGGCCGAGTTCTACAGCAACCTCACAAAGGCTGTTAAATCTCTTGAGGACCTTTAA